The following is a genomic window from Onthophagus taurus isolate NC chromosome 1, IU_Otau_3.0, whole genome shotgun sequence.
AAATCTACGTTTTTATTCGTTTACacatatttaaaacatttcttaaagtatactaaaactgttaaattttgggttgggttgggtttttaAGGTATTTTTCCACTTCCAAATTGAATCCATACAAGGATCactacaaatttaataatataaactcAATAATTGACCGATATCCACATTGTTGTTGGTATATCAAGAATCGTAgccatttaaaacaaaatatatcaaattcaTTACACGTCTAATAAATTGATGACATATTTACAAATTACGTCAGATACATTAGTTGACAGACGCAAAAAGGGCAGCTTAGAAGCAATTAACATCTCGCTGCTTCTTTGGTAACatcaagtttaaaattattgtgaAATGGACCCCGCGTTAAGAGGATTGGCCTGCCTTCAGAGGAAAAAGGAAAGatgtaaattaaagtttgtagACCGAGACGGATCGTGTAATTTTGATGTATGTTCCTGTTCCACCGGCAGTAGTTTCTCTCAAAAAGTAAGTAATAATTCCCATTTGAAACAAAATCACACACATTCCTTTCGTTTCAGGATCACATATCAGAAGTCGGTTCTTGCAATCATGATGTTTGCGCGTGTTCAAGGGCATATAAAGattacaaacaaaaacatCCCGTGGGCGATACTATTCCGGAAGAAAGTAGTTCGTCGGGATCAACTTCATCCTCAGGGTGTAAATGTAAAAAGGGAGGTAGTAGTTCTAGCGAATCTAGTTCGGATAATAAACGCAAACGTAAAAAGAGCAAATCGCAAAACGGCGATACTTTTTGCTTATGTAAGACTATGAATTCTTGTTATTGCGATGTACCAGGTCTGCCAGAACATATCTGTGCTGCAAATAAAGCTGCAATGCATGTTTGTGCGGCAGCAAAGGCAACAATAAAAACTGGTCCTGATCAACCTTGTGGATGTCCTGCCGACGCAGCCACAGAACCAGAACCTCCTCCAGATACAAAAACTGAATCCTCATCACATGGGTGTTCTTGTATGTCCGACGGTTCAGGCtcgaaaataatgaaattaaatgaaGGCGATGCATATGGTCCAGGAAATTTATTATGTCCCTACGCGACTGGAATAGTATCTCCAAAAGTTTCAGGTTCTGCAGGCACCTCTATACGAGCACCAGGTGGTCGAAGCTGCGTGAACGATACTTGCGATAAGAATTCAAGAGCGGATACATGCACATGTTCGACAAGAAGTAGTGGTCCCGGGGCAAACATACAATACTTTCAAGAAGTTGAAGAACCTCCCGACATTGGCATAGACTATATGTACTACTTGGGTGGAGCAGAAGATTTAGGAATGGAAGGGGCGTTTCAAGCCAGCGATCTACCTCTTGATGCAGGAAAATACTGCAAATGCGTACGCAAACCATCAACACAAACAGAGGTGGGGCCGATGCGTCCAATACAAACGCCTGCAAATCTTGGTCCAGTCGATGTAACTGGAGGGCCCACCTTAGGATTTGGTGGAGGAATTGCTGAAGATCAACAATCAAAAAAAGCTGCTGGTTGTCAGTGCACGAAATCTCCCCCTCCCTCTATTGGAAATCCATCTATTGTACCTGAATCTATTGCCCCTCCCTCTCCAGAACAACCATCTAAAAAGAGTTCTATTTGCTGCCCATGCAAATCAATTCAAGCATCACTTCCAGGAGGGGATCAACCGTCAATTAAAAAACTTCCAACACCACAACCAACTATTGGATCTGTAAAGTGTTGTGAATGTAAGTCGCTGGCTACTGAGATAGGAAAACCTCCTGGTGATGCTCCAGGACTTCCGTTTCAACAACAATATGTAGGGCCACCTATAATTGGTTATGGTCCTGGATTTCCAGATCAACAACACCaagaacaacaacaacaaaccGTCGATACCGGTGGTCGTTGTATGTGTAATTCAGCTCCTGTGGTAACAGATCAACAACCTACAACTCCAGGTGGAGGTTTTCCTACGTATCAAGATCAACGACCTATGTCGGCTATGCCTACCTATCAAAACCAACCACCATGTGCAACTTTATCACCACCTCCACCTTGTACGACGATGCAAGCCCCTCCTTGTCTTGATCAACCACCTGGTATGCAATATCCTGGCTATCCTCAACCAACAGGCCAACAAACGAGTCAACCACCAGGTATGCAATATCAAGGTTATCCCCAACCAATGGGTCCACCAACGGGTCCACCAATGGGTCCACCAATGGGTCCACCAATGGGTCCATGTCCTCCTTATCCTGATCAGTCACAAGGTATGCAATATCCCGGTTACCCTCAACCAGCAGCACCTCCTATCGATTTTTGCCAAGAAACTCTACGTCTTTTAAAAAGTATGCAATCAGAAAAACTTGCTTCTCTCGGTCAACCACAAACCGATTCATACGCGTTGCAACGTGAAGTTCAACAATGTAGATGTTGTATTGCTGAACAAGAAAATGAAATCGGCAGGTTGACTGGTCACGttgaaaatttgtctaaaaaaCGGGATAAAGGTGCATCTCGTGCCGGAGCAGTATGTTCGTGTTGTTCTGTAGATTCAAATGAATCGATTAAGCAGCAACTGGGAGAACTACAACAAGAATGCGAGGAAATTCAAGAGAAATTACAAAAGACGCAAGACGATTATACCGAAATTAAAACAGTCATTACTAATGAAAAGAATATGGTAGAGGCCATGCAAAATGAGTGCAAGAAAATTATCAACGATAAAGAGAAAGATCTGGCCATTTCCGGTTTGAAAAAGTCGTTGGAAGCAGTGAAAtgtgaaaacgaaaatttaacTGAATTACTTAAAAATGCCGGTGCTGTAAGTGATGAAGCTAAGGAAGAATTAAACCAACGACTAAATTGTTTAGAAAGTCAATTTGTAGCGGTACGCAATAAGCTTAAAACGCAGGAAGAAACGGCTTGTGCGATTAAAGGGTCGTTGAaggaaaaggaaaaaatgATTCAAGAGATAATAAGTAATAAGAAATCGCAATGTGATAAAGAAAAGGATTCGTGCGTACAAGCCTTGAAGCAAGCATTGGACGATGCTAAATGTGAAAATGCTAAACTGCAAGGAATGTTAACTAAAATATGTCCTGATAAAGGTGACGCCGATAATGCCTCATCAAACGGTGTGGTTAAAAAAGCGGCTGAAGAATTAGGTCGAGTTTTGAGGCAACAATCTGATGCAGCCCATCAAAAGATAACGAATATTGTTGAAAAACTCCAATCGGAATTAAAGAGTACCAATAAGACACTGAAAGATATAGCAAAATCTAGCGGAGTACCTGTTGATAATGCATCAGATAATTCTAGTCTTCCTTGTGGTCCTGCGGATGCCAAACAACCGCGAAGGAAATGTAGTAAACTGCAAGCCAAGGAGCAGGTGCAACAAGATATTCTCGAAGCTTTGTGTAGTTGCAAAACAAAATCGGGAGAAGCCGTACAAAATGTTGTCGATCtgtaattaaattgattagaATCTGATAACTAATGTATCGAttacttataaaaataacatcaaaGTAATCTATTAACACTATTgtcttttttatctttttgtaTCGAGCCGTAGAATGTGTAACGTCGCAATCTTTCTTCGGTTACGCCAAAATTATGAACGAAAACGGCGTTAGAGCACGCGAGTAAATCGTCCATCAGATTATATTGTGAAATCGCGTGTTACCTCAATGACCAAAATCGTACCCAACTTTGCTTAGGTCACTTTCTAGGAAGCTCGCATGTTAGACAAGTTAGGTCagtaaaaagtttataaacaCATCGTTAACGTTTGCGACtgaatgaaatgaaaaaaataagttgGATAATAAATCACACTCTAAATTTGGCCATGATGAATGTCAAGGACACAGTGACAGCATAAcgttacaattttaaaaacaacttgTTGGAAATTATAACAATACGAGAACATTCTCACggtttgaattaatttatatagctataaaattgaaatcatctaagattattactaattacagttatttaattaatctaaGAATGCatgaaattatttcgttttattacaatttatcaataataattaagttgcGATAAGAATTTTACGTTTCACCGGCGTGGTTTTCTTTGtatcattaatttataaagttttctaATCGTTAATTACGTGAAAGCAAAATGGAATGTCCTCGTAATAATTGTTGTTGGAATAAACGAACAGGTTGTATCTAGTAGAACGTGGGcttttaattacaataaattacaaaacaatttCCTGTATAAAGTAACAATCCCtattatgttattatatcgactaataattaaagtataaCATTACTTATGcatgttcaaaattaatgtggtaactttttaattttagaaaatctaCTACATAATAATCAATACGATCGAAAGTcaggtaattttattttattactgggtaatatatttttgttggcATGAACGGCGATAAATATCACATGAAGCCCTACCTAAGTCGATGGAAAAAGCCCATGGGCTAGAGCGAggcaataaattgtttataacacGAGATGGTGTCGCTAACAGTACACTCTTCTAGCACAGCTGCCTGTAGCTTGTCGCTTAACAgggtttatattaaatttgcagTGGCAGTACGAACTCAACTAATAACGTTCATTTTAATTACACCGAGAGACTTTCAGCTTTACCAGACCGACCATATGTTTTGTTTTCCTTCGTATACGTCAAAGcaaaattttaacaccaatttgatatggaaaataaatcgaattaaaattaattaattttaacattaaacttaatttaggTTTTTCTAAGAATTATCGTAAAAGATAACGTTTTCGTTTGGTATCAAGCCAAGGAAACCTCTTGGCTATCATTGCCAAGTTTTGTTGTAGGTGAATTAAACAGTAAATCCCATGCCAATTTTTTATgatctttttgttttggttgtgggccaaaataactttttcgaTTATGGGTTCTAAAGTGATGACCTTGTACTTTTCTTCTTACTAGTGTCAACAGAACGAATTGTCGcatattatttatgtatttaggaaattataacttatttttttttaataaaatattgtaatcaTTTTCGCAAAGTTAGACGATTGGTTAAATATATGGTTTTTAACATCGTgtgtataaattaataaaaatatgattcaAAAAATACAGGAAATTATGTTAATGATACAGTAATATCTTAGAcctaaatttccattttttcaaTTTGGACCAGAAAGTAATGTATgcaataatttgaaataataatgttttagaTAATTCAAGAAATTATATCATTTGTACATATTGCGACAATGTAAATGAAGTTATGTTGACGTAGAAGATGAAGCCTTCTAATAATGTCGCCTGACGAGTCACGCAAAATTTCCTTGTAGCACgcaaatacattttttgtttcaccTTTAGTGGCAGAAATGCACACTTATTTGATTTTCTGTTTGAACTGGATTTAAAGAACCAGGATGTTTAACGCCTTGGGGACTATGTGATCCAAGAAATATCTTAAGGATGTATATTACACATATCTAATACGTCCGTTAGAATTTTTGTAACTTGTTTAAGAACTTTTGTTGTCAGGATTCCATGTGTCCCCATCATACCATATAGGCTATCATTTTTTCGGCTGCAATAATCTTTTAGATGCGACGCGGCTACCTATTTGCGTTACTACATAAGGTGTTATGAAATATTTATACAGTGTCCCAGATCGTTCCAGCAAACTAGGTGCatattgcaaaatttaaatgaatggCGATGGTTCCTAAACTGAAAGGTGTTACACCAATTCCACACCAAACACCAAAAATATTAGCTAACGAACTGTGACGACAATCTTATTTCCAGTAGTGCCGTGTTATTCTCAGCACAGAAGCAGCCAAGAGAAAACAGAGgtgaaaacattatttaaaaagtgacCAGACTTTCTATCTTGACAGATATCCGCATGGAAGACAAatgtgtatttaaaaattttacaagaatgttgTTAGATTGTTTGTATACTTGGTAAATTTAATTGGTCCATCGGTAGCTCACCAGGACactaattttagaaaaagtaGTATCATATACACCTttgtgaagtttggtaattttgatgCAGATTCAGGCGATCTGATTACAGATAATTGGAGAAATATAGATCAGCCGGAGGAATGATTTTGTCCTTTAAGGAGAAAAGCGTGAAAATCTACAATAACATATGGCGACATGGTGTTATGGTGGCAATCCTTGCCATTCCGTGAGAAAAACATAATGATGCAAAATATCGTTATCAACCCAAGACGAGAAAGTTCCTAGCTATAAAGTTATGCTCATTATACACAACTTCAAATTCCCAATagaaattactaaaaattactagaattactaaaaatatagaaCTGAGAATGTCTCATAGAATAGCCACATTATGCAAAAAATCGGACCCTCTTCTACCAaggtaataaatatttacgtCGAATTCTGAAATacatcattaataataatttcctcACTAGTCATATTCCACAGAATGTTTACGGTAGTACACAGCGAGAAGTGGGAGTTTCACCTTAGATGACCAGTACCGCCAGtatgttagaaataaaatcacaCTTTATTATCGTTACAAGTAGTGGATATGCCATGAAGATAAAACCACCTAATCATTCCACGAGCCAAGATGCACAGAACATATGTGCTGTATTTAGTAATACCATAAAAGAATCTACAATGAACTCAGATGGCTGTTAAGAAAATACTAAAAgagaatatggaaaaaacgATCGGGTATATAACAGGTAAGCAAGAACCTATGATATTATTCAACCTGATTATTTGGAAACCTAGTTCGGCGATATAGTAATTGACAAATTCAACATGGAGCTGAACACAGTATCTCTTTTTGGAATCGAAAAGCATTTAAAATGAGCTAAGTGGAAACACataatatattgttttatagatCTTCCTTATCTTGCCGTCCTATACGTATATATTCGGTTTTGTAAATGTTCATTTTTATCCACcactatacgcataaacttcgGGATTTATTCCTCACGACAAATAATGGCTAATAGGTGAAAAACATTGtagcaaaacatttttcatttcctAGATATCCGATATATACGGCAAAATCTAGATAAAGTGCTTCCCAGAAGACGGACAGGTCGAGGTAGTTTGGCCTAGCCATCTCGATCGCCCGACCTCAAACCCCTTGTTTTTTTTGGCTTTGGGATCATTTAAAAAGCATAGTGTACGTCACCGAAGTTCATACTGAGCAAAGATTGCGTAATCAGATACAATCTACTACAAAGACAATCCGCCAATATCAGCCAGATATCATCTCCAAAGAGTAGAGTCTTTCCTTCTATAAATCATCTTACACAGCAATACCAACCCATCTCATCTATTTAGAACTGATACCACCATAGTTATTTCATCTTCTGCAAAAATATGTTTACATACATTTGAGTGGGTCGTTTGCTCATGTCCTCCTGATTGCAAGAGTTGCCTACACAAATGATGCATAGCGAAATTTAGTAAAGAGGATCACACAATGTTGTGGAAAATGTTGAGAGCATCAAAAAGAATCAGATAGTACTCCGACGAAAAAACGTCAGGAAGCCATCCTCTGTTTCGTTGATCTAACCAAAACGTTCGACAAACTAAGGATAAAAGAATTAGAACAGGGCAAACattacaaaatacaaaatcaagATTGAGTGCTATGCAGATGATGCCGTCCTCTTGGCTGATACTGAGGATGACATACAGTGGTTAACACAGGCATTTACATTGCAGCTGAGGAAGTAAATATTGAGGaagttaatactgagcaaGGATTATACAATCAGATAACGTCAGCGAACCCAAATGTGTATAGAAAATAC
Proteins encoded in this region:
- the LOC111421043 gene encoding uncharacterized protein — its product is MDPALRGLACLQRKKERCKLKFVDRDGSCNFDVCSCSTGSSFSQKDHISEVGSCNHDVCACSRAYKDYKQKHPVGDTIPEESSSSGSTSSSGCKCKKGGSSSSESSSDNKRKRKKSKSQNGDTFCLCKTMNSCYCDVPGLPEHICAANKAAMHVCAAAKATIKTGPDQPCGCPADAATEPEPPPDTKTESSSHGCSCMSDGSGSKIMKLNEGDAYGPGNLLCPYATGIVSPKVSGSAGTSIRAPGGRSCVNDTCDKNSRADTCTCSTRSSGPGANIQYFQEVEEPPDIGIDYMYYLGGAEDLGMEGAFQASDLPLDAGKYCKCVRKPSTQTEVGPMRPIQTPANLGPVDVTGGPTLGFGGGIAEDQQSKKAAGCQCTKSPPPSIGNPSIVPESIAPPSPEQPSKKSSICCPCKSIQASLPGGDQPSIKKLPTPQPTIGSVKCCECKSLATEIGKPPGDAPGLPFQQQYVGPPIIGYGPGFPDQQHQEQQQQTVDTGGRCMCNSAPVVTDQQPTTPGGGFPTYQDQRPMSAMPTYQNQPPCATLSPPPPCTTMQAPPCLDQPPGMQYPGYPQPTGQQTSQPPGMQYQGYPQPMGPPTGPPMGPPMGPPMGPCPPYPDQSQGMQYPGYPQPAAPPIDFCQETLRLLKSMQSEKLASLGQPQTDSYALQREVQQCRCCIAEQENEIGRLTGHVENLSKKRDKGASRAGAVCSCCSVDSNESIKQQLGELQQECEEIQEKLQKTQDDYTEIKTVITNEKNMVEAMQNECKKIINDKEKDLAISGLKKSLEAVKCENENLTELLKNAGAVSDEAKEELNQRLNCLESQFVAVRNKLKTQEETACAIKGSLKEKEKMIQEIISNKKSQCDKEKDSCVQALKQALDDAKCENAKLQGMLTKICPDKGDADNASSNGVVKKAAEELGRVLRQQSDAAHQKITNIVEKLQSELKSTNKTLKDIAKSSGVPVDNASDNSSLPCGPADAKQPRRKCSKLQAKEQVQQDILEALCSCKTKSGEAVQNVVDL